The genomic interval AGAAGTCTTCAATGCCAGCCGCAAGCATTTTCATCAGCCAACTCTGCGAACGCAAACTCTTTCTCTCGCGTGTTAGTTAGATTTTAACTACCGTTTAAGAAGTATCGTACGGCTACTCTCAACTCTTCGCAACTGAACTCCACTCCTCTCTGCGTCCATTAATCACCTTCAGTCAGTCCAAAGAGTCAATTCACCACCGAACAGCCTGCCAAATGTGTTCCAGCAACTGCTCAATCTCCGTATCTTTTGGGTGCCTGGAACGGGGCGCACATTTGGCTTTTATCACTCGATCCGCACCAAATAAACTACAAAGCCCCAAACGCGAAAACAGAGGAAAACTTATTTGTGTGCCAGATTTCGGCGCATTTACGGCTTGCGTGAAGAATTCCCGATCGGAGCAGACCGAAGAAAATTCTCTTGCAGCTCTTAATGGGTTGTTGGATGCAAAAACTTGGCGGGACATGAGGAAATAATCCGCACACACTGCGAATAAATCACAGAAGTTGTAAATTCATTTGAAGTGCATTTGATTTGAAACAAGTAAGCCAAATAATATATCTTTTACAaacataaacattttatttattccgGTGCGATATCGATTGAGCTTTTACCAAAATTTAACCATGGTAGATGTGGTGTCCGTAGGTGGGAACAGCGTAGGACTTCAGCACAGGAACATGCTGGACCACTGGGACATGCTTCACCACCGGAACGTGCTGCACCACCGGAACATGTTTCACCACCGGAACAGATTTGACCACGGGCACCACGTGGGCCACAGGAACAACTCCGTAGGAGGGCTCAATGTAGCCAGGAGCAGCAAAAGCCATTGCAACCAGGGCGAAGATAACAGCGATCTAAGGAGATAGTATGGTATAAACAATCCTAAGGGTTAACTATATTATTCCTTGCACTTACAATGCGGAACATTTTGGTATTTGTTTAGTAATTTACAACTTGACTCGGAGATATTGTCACTTGGATGCTTGTAGGACGACTGGTGATGCTGACCAATGGATCAGTTACTTTATATAGCCAAAAATCACTTCAATAGCGACTTCTAAACGGGCAAACGTGTTTGGCCATAATTCTTCTGTTTAATTGAGAGAATGGATTTATCAGTTGACCCAGAGGTGCCACATATAGGTCTTTTTTGTGGACGTGACCTTGGTTCTTGGTGATCATCACAAACGCGTGAAGACGATCGATATAATGAAAATGGTCTTGGAAGTAAACAATAATAAGCACACGGATCTAAAAACAGCAAACAATTGAGGAGTCATTGAATGGGGATTATGTCCAAAGGTTAAGCAATAACGACCGATAACGGGAAGTTCGCCGCTGGAGATGAAACCAAAAAGAATGCGCATTGTTCGAAGAAGCCAAATTTGAGATAATTAAACTGGTTTGGCGCGTGGCGCTGGAACAGAAGTCATTTGGTGGCTATTTTCGGCTGAGGTGCCAACTACTATATATAATGATTCCACGGATGGTCAATCAACAACAGTCGTCCGGCTCACACAAACGTTCGATAACCACAAGTTTAAGTCTTTAACTTACAACAAACTACAAAAATGTTCCGCATTGTAAGTGCAAGAAATTATATAGTAAATCCTTAGGATCTTTTATACAATAATATCTCCTTAGATCGCTGTGATCTTCGCCCTGGTTGCCATGGCTTTTGCTGCTCCTGGCTACATTGAGCCCTCCTACGGAGTGGTTCCTGTGGCCCACGTGGTGCCCGTGGTGAAGTCTGTTCCGGTGGTGAAGCATGTTCCGGTGGTGCAGCACGTTCCGGTGGTGAAGCATGTCCCAGTGGTCCAGCATGTTCCTGTCCTGAAGTCCTACGCCGTTCCCACCTACGGACACCACATCTACCATGGTTAAATGAGCACAACCCCATTATAAATCGACCCGACACTAATAAACTACCAACCAAATCGAACTTTTCTTTACTTTCTGATATCTGGCAGGGATAACCTTTTGGGTCATGCCATCGGGACTGACTTAATTATTATACTTACAATTAAATGAGGTATTTTTTCCGTACATCAAGGAATTAATTCTCGTAAAAATCACGTACCCAACACCCTTTTGTGGCCAGCACTTTccattttatacattttacaGCAACTTAACTTGTCCAGTGGTTTCCATGGCTCACTGATTATTTTATGGGACATTTTGTAAAATGTAATTTCACCTCGCTCATTTTGTTATTTGCGAATAGTCACACATAAAGTCGTTAACAAGGCGGCAAGCTTCCAGGGGAAATTTCTTCATTAATCAGCGCAATAAAGTGACGCCTCTAAACTGCAGCTGGATCTTCTCCACACTCCTCACCACCTCGCAGAGATTGCCATTAAAACCCAATCCCAGCTCGTCTTTAATTTGAGCCAATTAAAGTGGCGACAAAGCAAAGCCTTCCAGCCGCCTTTCCCTTTGGCTTTTCCCCCGGTTGCGGTTCGATCTCGTGTCGATGATGAACCTGAATGGATCGTACATGAatttttcattgttttttattCGGGGCTTTATTCGGGTTATTAAATCGCTGGCTAGAAAAACTCTCAAGCGATTtggtaaaaaaataaaaaccatcGAAATAAGCAgacaaaaatgtaaaaataaattgtgttCGAAAGTCAATTTTGTGAACAGGCTTTTTGGGCCTTTTTTGTGGCTGGTTTTGTTTTATCTATTGCCAAAAGATTTATTGTTAGCGTTTTCTTCTTAATTTTCCCCAcatttcatttcggtttcggcTTTCAGTTTCAGCTCTGTTTTTCAGCCTGCTGCTACCATTCAGGTTCCACTTCCTTCCCAGTTTGAAGTAAATTTCTCGGCCAGAGTTTGGCAATTTTATTACTCTATTAGGGGGAAAAATAGTAATTTGCTGCTCGATTATGACGAAATCATTTGATCCGCTTCACATGTGACGTCGTCTTTTTGTTGGGCCTGTCTGTTCCCTCCTTTTGTGAGGTTTCTTTTTTGTCTGTGGTAATGACTTCATCGTCGCCCAGCTCCCAGATAGGCACCCAATCCTATCCTATCCGCAGCAGCTCATTTGATAAATTATCCAACAGTTTGTAATAATTTTCGTGGCCGCTCAGGGGGAGTTGCCTTCGatgcttttgttttcattttgttaATTATCCGCTATAATTGTTAATTTAAATCATGAAGGAAAGTGAAACTCAATTGAACTTGAGAGACCCCTCCTGTCCATCTCAGTCTCGTGTGTTATTCTCTTGTGGAATTGGGCGTGTTTCGGATCGATGAAGCAGAGAAAGGTTTTTCGATCGGATTGGATTTGAAGTTAGATCCGCCGTAGCCAAATACAGTTTTAGCCGCATTAACAAATTGTTTGTTTCAATGTTTCGATAATGGTGTAATCCAGTTGCAAATAGCAAAGCCCTCGTTAATGCAATTTCAAACACTCGTAACTGCTTTTAGTACCTCGCGACCTTTAATCAACACCTCAACTGCTAAATGACTGCACGTGACTGCACATTACAATTGAGTTAGGCCCAAGTTCAACTAAACTACGCCAAATAAAATGGAAAGTTTATTTAGAGGTTCATTTAACGCGAAAGTTGAACTATAACCGAACCGAACTGGGCAGCAGTCGTAACTGAATTTTAAGTGGTCTTGCACTAACTACTCTCCTCCGAGTGGGCTAATTCGGTGGTAAATGTTTTATTGCCGCCcagcaactgcagctggcCACTTGGGCCGCATCCAAGTCGGACTCGGAGTCCAGACcgaagctggagctggagctggagctgcagctAACTTATTGGGCGAAAGGTTACAGTCAGCAATTGTTATGCAAATCTGGCGGAGGGAGATTGCCGCGAACACAATGGACACCCATTCGATAGAATCGGACAAGCGGCCAGCCAGGCCAGCGGACCAAATCGCAATTCGAAAATCCCCAATCCGAATCCTATCCAGGCGAAGCATTCAAACATGAAATTATGACTGCCATAAAGTGGAGCACTTCCTCGACTCCCGCACACAAATCGGAGTTGTCAATGCGATTATATGGTCGCAGCGCTTAGCTAATCGCGCGGCCAGACTCCAAATTGCACCACCTTCACTTTTCCTGCGGCTTTTCCAGGGAAGCCACGGAAACCAGGGAAAACAAACTCATTTTCCCGCTTTATCATGCTGCCTgccgatgctgctgctgctgcttgtctTGACCATTTTAGGAGGCCCAAGTTTTTCGGAAAACAAAGACATCCTGTCGTTTCAGGCGACAGGGAACATGAGTGCTTACACCTCGGTTGACCAGAACAGCGAATGCCTAAAACAATGTGTTTGTCCACTGGTTAGTCCATCAGTCCAAGTGCTTGTTAAGCAGTTGATCGTCGATTACCATAGGATTTAAACACCTTAGTGGAGAAGGTACATTGTGGTTGTCAGGAATTTTGTATTGCAGTGTTGAAAAATTCAAGTAATTAACTTTGGAGAAACTGAAGTTTGGGATATCCCGTTGAAAGTGGCTCTCTTGTAAGTCCTTCCGAAACTTTTTCCCacataatacaaataaatttcaaGCATCGGGAAAATATATAAGGAGATTGCAGCCAGCACCTTGGGGAACCAGCATAGATCTCAGCTCGTTATGGCCACCAACATTGTCCGGCAGCTGACAAATTTTTGGATTTTGCTTCACGGCGATCATCTCTCAATCTCAATTTTGGACCCAATCTCGATCGCCATCTTCCCCGGCTGCCACTCCATTTGGTCTGTGGCCAGTAGCTGTGGGGCTTGATTGCGTCGATCGGTTtgtggaattggaattggaagtGGAACTCTAGTTAACAGTTGGGACCTGGACACCGAATGCGTGTCTCCGCCCCCGGGAACTGCAGAAGCAACAACTGCAGCCGCAAACAATTGACAGAGACAAACGCCTAACAACTTATTGGAAATATGTTTAACCATTTTGGGCAATTGACATTTGCTGCCTAGTTCGAAAAGCTCCATCTGCGAGACTCTCTTTCTGCCATCGACAGCGTGACAAAACAATTGTCGTAAATCAGGGGCAGGCAGCCGGAGTTTAAGCCAGCAAAGCTTTTGTCTTGAGCATTTTTCGGCTAACTGCCCACAATGCAATCTTAAGTTTTACAGAGTTTCGTCTGGCCTGCTGGCTTTGTTTACTTTCATTTGGCTCGTGGCCTGCTGCGCTTTTTCTTCGATTTTTGGCGAGAAGGAAGAGCGAATGTGTACAAGGAATTCCATTGAAAAAAGCTTAAAAGGAATTTTCAATTagccaaaaaatagaaaatgatTCCTGATTGGGTCAAGAAAGTGGGCAAAGTGGCAAAGGCATTGTGTTTAAAATTATGTAAGCAAAGAGGAAGTTATAAGGCAGGTCGGGGTATAGAATACCAAACTCTCTGAAGAGCATAGATTTTCTACTATAAAATTTGCCATTAATTCGATAATTTCCTATTTGCACCGATTAACTTCTGTCACGGTCAAAGCTCAACTGCATCCGACACAAATCAAAGCCATAGGCGGAGACCAAAGCCACAGACACTCTTCCGTCTTAGATTTgccgcactcacacacaatTACATAATATGGGGAGCCAAGAGCCGTGTTCATAGACAATATTGTTCAGATAAAAATCCCCCTAAATCAAAGAaattcgaaaaaaaagaaaaccgaaaAGTGCAGAAACAAATCTGTGGGCAATTCAGAGACTTTGAATTCAGTCTCGATTGAAGGTGTTACAAACGTCCGAATGCCAATTATCAAGCAGGGGTTCGAGGAGGTTATCTCGAGACCCCTTCCTCTCCCTCGCAGCAGTTTTCACTTTCAGTCCAATAAATTTTCGTAacaaaataggaaaaaaaaaaaagaagaaaaagagcGAAGAAAACAAGGGAACATTGTTGTCCGATTTTCGAGGGGAAGCCAATGGACAGACGGACTGAGGCGATTCAAGCAATTGGCGGGGGCAATGAGAATGACTGACGGATTTGGTATTTTCTCGCTGTTTGAGACACAAAACTAGTTGCACAATTTCGAGACGCACTAACGGAAGCCGCTGGATATGGAAAACTCAAAGAAAAGGGGCAAAAAACACAAGTCATTGGGGCGAATATGAAAAACAATATAACAAAATGCGTAAAATTGCCTTTTTTTCGAGCTGTACGATTTGTTACACTTTTACCTCACGAAATTGTAATAGTCTTGATAATAACCACTATTGGCAGTTTAAAGTGAAATTTCTAAATATTCAAAGATTTTAGCTAAAAATAACTAAACGTTGCACAAAATTAGGCAAtgcaatttgaaaatatttctgcGACCCTCAAAGTATGCAACATGAAAGATTTCAAATAAAAACGGCTGCTTACCGAGTGTACTGATAGATGGCGCTGCAATTCCGCGTTGCCAAACAAAGTCAGCTCTGTGATTGTCGGCGAACTCTCCAatttattctccatttcgcgtaGCCAACGCCGCAACTCCTTGGGATCCTCACAAAGACCCTCCGGGCGTTGGGTCTCATCGAGCATCTAATCAAAAAGGTGGATTCATTAATTAACAAAGGCTTAGAAATGTACAGGCGATTTCAATTATTCTCACCTTAAAGGAACATTCACTGGACTTCTCCAACACCGTGGCAGCGCCCTCTATCTCACAGCGCGCCTCCTTGCAAGTGTCCAAAAGGTTCGTGTCCATGATGTAGTTGTAGTTCGTTTGAATGGCCGCCCAGAGGTCGTCTTTGCCAGACGAACCCAGACCCAAGGTGGCGCTGCTGTGCAGACTGGTGGAACTGCATTGACTGTTTCCGCTTCCCCACGAATAACGGTGCATTTTATTGCTATGCGAATTTTTCTGAAAGTTTAAAGTAGAAAAATTCTTAGCTCAAATTTAGAAAAATGATTGCAGTgcttgaaaaatatataaagatttaaaattattaaaatgtttacataaatattaaaaaaaaaccaaaacaaaactcAAACCCAAATACCAAaccatatatgtatttacCGCAAACCGAAAATGTTGACAAATGTTGATTGACTAAAGCATCTCAAAACAAAGCCTCTGAAGTGGCAAACACCAAAAATACGCTCGAACAGAGGAAGGGGAAGCCGctttaagtttttaataaataagtaatttGAGGCGTGCCAAATACGGCCGAAACAATATGCTTGGCCATCTTGGGAGCTGGCGTTTCAGATTCCCGACAGTAAGCCAAAGAAAACTGGTTTTTATTCACTTCAAATTGCTAAGCGCGCGCAATTAATTAATGTATTTTGCTCATTTGTCCAAGAAAGTCTCCGATTCGCGCTGAAATCGTGGAAGGAAATTCCTTATTTACACAATCATATTCCCAAAAGCAaacgaaattgaaaatgaaattttgtGATTGCTGTTTCTGCCGATTTCAGTAATTGATTAAATGAATGAGTGGAAAAAGGGGTGTGAGGTGGGATTTATCGGCGAGTGACTCGCATTTCGGGCAAAAACTCGCCCACAGTGACTGAGAAAAGTCTGTCGACAAGTAAGCTGTAAAATATGCAAGCTGTGACACCTGGAGGCCTTGAAAAATATATCTCAGTGGTCTCGGTCTTGTAAGCCTCAACATATTTTTATCGAGgaataaagtaaataaatctCCATGACTGTGAGAACTGGACCAAAAAACTATTTGGTATTCTGATTTTGTGTTAGCCGCAAGCTGATAAGATTTACTTATCCGATTTTGACACGCCCTCTTCCGCCActgaattttttttaacacTATTAATATAAACTATTTTGAATAATTATCGGACAGTGCATAAGAGCTTAAATAGGTTTTCTCAGAGCAGAGTCTTTGATTTTTTACTGTAACGCCAATAAAAATTTCTATGATCATTTTCCGCCTCCGTAAAAGAAGAATAGAGGCCTGTTTTTGCATTCCAGTTTTGAGCATAAATTATCAATTTGTGTCCATGGCGCCAACTAAGTTCCACATTTTTAACCGTTGCAACTTGGTTTCATAAAGGCATgctaattattaatttattaaagcAATTTCCGCTGACACAGACAGCAACTAAGAACAAGAGAGCTCAGAATTCTAACGGCTGCTTGTCATTTTAAGAGACCAAACTCGTTAGCGTGCTAAACGAAGTCTAAAAGTGCAACAGGTATCAGTATATGGAGGAGTAAGTTACTAAACTATATGTCGAACTATAAAATACTCTAGCTCTGATTGCTAAAAATCCTTCAGTTGAGTAGGGACGGCTCCGTCTTTATTTAATGTATATACTTTTTTATAGGTTTACAATTTTTGTATCTCCTTAAATACATATTCTAAGAAAGGGTATTGGCTGAGGCGAAGCCCACCATCTCATGATCAATTGCAAATTTATGCGCACACGATACAGCCATTACCTGTTGTATCCCCGACCCGTACTATTCCTCTCATCGCCCCCAAAACACGTACCCATTTTTGGGATCACTCACCTTGAGGCTGTTGTAGGGACGTTCCAAGTGAAGTTTGGCCTGGATGACGTCACGGCTCTCCTGCTGTTCCTCATTAGAGGCCTTCAGTGACGTCATGGACTGCGATTGCTTCATAAGGTCGTTCCCAACACTGTTGGTGCCATAGTTTAGCTGTCCGCCGCCGGGGGCGCTTCTTTTGGGTGCTCCATCGCCCGTTCCCGCTACATTCAAATTGGCACTTCCTCTGGATCCTCGCCTCTGCTTTTTGAGGGAACTGCTGCGGCTACTGCTGGCCGATTTCGTTGTAAGTCCGGCCTTATTCGAGGGAGTGGCTGGCCTGGCAAAAATGCCATCCAATTTAAGTGGTTTCGTTGTGTTTTCTATATTTTGGGTGGTGGCGGTTTCGCTGGGGGACTCCGAATCCCTCACCGAACCTTCTTTTCCACCACTAATCATGGCCGCTTTTTCAGTCTCTTGGTTACTTATCAACGCTACTTCTTTCTCTGATTTCGGGATTACCCCTTCTCTTCCCGTCTCGTTTTCCTGTTGCATTTCCATTGTTTTCCAACTTTATTTGGCTGTATTAACCATGTGTGCATGGGGGATGTACAATGTTTTATTTAGAGAGCGAGTTATGTTAATCAAACCCCTCAAAAGTCGCCCAATATTTGCATGTCTGCCTGGCTTCCTCTTATTTCCATTGTTTCCCGTTTCGTTGCCGGCGTTCCGCTCCCTGGCAATGACCTTCAGGGCGTTCCTTTCGATTTCCGTTCGTTTTTATGCAAAATACTTGTTTCGTTATTTTGATAAAATGTCGGTTAGTTTGCGTATCTAATTCGATTCCACTGAAACGAAATAGAGAGTAGGGAAAATTGCACATTAGTTGAAAGGAAATCATACGAATTAGGTGGAAAATGGGAGGACAGAGATGAAATGATGATTATAATACGAGAGGGACCACCTCATGGGGCAGCATAATTAGAAGAGCACTGCAGTTATTAGTTTCTCATTTTCCTTCTACTAATGATGGGTATTATTACTATAGGCAAGCCATTAAAATCCAAAAGCAAATTGCACGGGGTCTGTCTTTAATATGGTTTCATTTCCTACAGCATTTCTTTACAACACCTTCTGCAATAGGCGTATCTCATTAGTTGATCGCAGGTGCATTTCGTTAACGAAGAATTTAAATGACCACTGTCCGTTCATCCGGAAAAAGCAAAACTTTTAAAGGGGTAGTAATAGTGTATCAAACATATTGTGAATTTAGTGTTTCTCTATTTGACCCACTATTTAATCCGacggtttttttttggtgtaGCAGCACTGTGAGCTATCAGATGTTGCAACACCATTGCTGTGATGAAACTCCATTCTCCTCAGACTTTTGCATAATTATCTCCCGTAGAACTATCAGAGCCTCATATCTCGTATCACATATCATCACACCCACTCCAAGGTAAACAAAACGAAACTGTAAAcggcaattaaaagcaacTGTGACCCGCAGAAAACGAACTGCATAACCACGTATGGTATAGAGCGGCTGTGAGTGAAGGAGTCGCCGGGAGTCGGGGAAATTATAGTAATTACGTATGCAAAATATTACTTAATTCCAGAGCTTTAGCTTTGGTCAACGACTTCCGAACAGACTGCGAGGAATTTAAAACAATGAACGCGATTCTAATCGCGCTGCAATCAAATTTTCATACGAAATTTGTCGCGAAAAACAGTTGTGGGCCATATTCGTATGCAAATTGGTTAGCGAAAAGGCGGTGGAAGTTGTCCAATTCCAAAAGTGGCCTGCAAGCGTTCATTTAGCCAGTTGAGCGCCGGATACCAAAGGGGgaaaaatgaataataaaaTCGGCAACAAAAAGTGGGTGGATGTGGTTGTAATTGAGGGAGGAGGGCGTgcccaaaaaaataaaacaaatcaatGCCAAGAGCTGCAAATAAAGTTCCCAGGTCTTTTGGCTATAAAAAGGAGTGAAAAAGTAAAGCACACCCAAATTAGAGTTAAAGCCCATTAATGGCACGATTGCTTGCAGTGATCGATTTCTGAATAATCTGTATAACAACCAAAAGATCGATAAATTTACAAATTCAGATTGCATCCAAATAAttagtagtttttttttaattcggaACCGAAATGCACCGCATTTAAGTTGTTTACCAAACATTTTGAGTGAGAGTTTGACTTATTGCATACCCTGTAATTACTAGCTTATCTTCTTTTTAaatccattttccattttgaaGAACCATAATTTTTGCTTATCATACTTATGGCTTTTGCGACTCTCAGACATATTAATTACATAATTGAGAAATCAATGCGGACTCTTTTATGTGCtggccataaatttaaatgctttGCCTTATGACTCAGAAAGTAAAATGAGGAACGCTGTCCTCTCACGATTCCCCTTTTTAGCAAATGTTCACTCGGACTGCATGCGAAATGGAAGTTCGCAATCGCGACTGACTAACAGGCAAGGCGGTTGAAAAGGCGTTGAAAAAGTAGAAACAGATATTCGAATTCCTCCCCTGGCCAACTAACTCATTTGGGAAACAGCAAATTTCCAGTTAACGTTGTTCAAGTTTGGTTTGGCGTTAAACTTCCGCATGGAAATGGCATAAGTGAGCGGCCTTTACATGTAatttctttaatatttaagcTTACGAGTCCCACACATTACGAGTATTATCATTGTAATTTTCGAATT from Drosophila mauritiana strain mau12 chromosome 3L, ASM438214v1, whole genome shotgun sequence carries:
- the LOC117140736 gene encoding uncharacterized protein LOC117140736 — protein: MFRIIAVIFALVAMAFAAPGYIEPSYGVVPVAHVVPVVKSVPVVKHVPVVQHVPVVKHVPVVQHVPVLKSYAVPTYGHHIYHG
- the LOC117140735 gene encoding uncharacterized protein LOC117140735; translated protein: MFRIIAVIFALVAMAFAAPGYIEPSYGVVPVAHVVPVVKSVPVVKHVPVVQHVPVVKHVPVVQHVPVLKSYAVPTYGHHIYHG